AAGAAAGACTCAAGGGAAATTAGGTTACATGGCCCTAAAACTTGACATGAGTAAGGCATATGACCTGGTGGAATGGACTTTTTTGCAAAAAATCATGACACAATTGGGATTCTCTGATGTATTTATCAATATGATCATGGCATGTCTCTCCTCTGTATCCTATTCTGTTTTACTCAATGGTCAACCTGTGGGAAATATAAAACCTAATAGAGGGCTTAGATAAGGCGACCTTTTGTctccatatttatttattctgtGTGCAATGGGGTTGTAAAGTTTGCTGAAACAGGCAAAGGTGAATGATGATATTAGGGGTGTGTCAATTTGTCGTAATGGCCCTCGGgttttatacttattttttgcagatgacagTGTCCTTTTTTGCCAAGCTAATGAAAGGGAGTGTCAAAAAATCCTTGAGATCTTAGCTGCCTATGAAAGGGGATCGGGGCAAAAAATTAATAGAGATAAGACCAATCTGTTCTTCAGCTCTAATACCCAGCAAGAGATGCGAGTCGGGATTCAATCTCTTCTTGGTGTCCCAGCCATTCGCCAATTTGAGAAATATCTAGGACTTCCAGCTTTGGTGGGCCAAGCCAAGAAACAAAGCTTTATTTACCTTAAGGAGAGGGTTTGGAAGAAATTACAGCGTTGGAAGGAAAAGCATATTTCCCAAGTAGGCAGGGAGGTGCTTATAAAATCCGTTATACAAGCCATACCAACCTATACTATGAATTTCTTTAAACTTCCCAAGGGTTTAGTGAAGGAACTGGAGGTTTTGTTCCGCAAGTTTTGGTGGGGTTACAATGGGGGCAATAGAAAGATCCATTGGGTGAATTGGAAAATGATGTGTGAAGCAAAGGAAATGGGTGGCATGGGTTTCAAAGAGATAGAGAAGTTTAACTATGCGCTGCTTGCTAAGCAAATGTGGCACATGATTAACAATCCTGGTTCCCTTTGTTATCGAGTTTTCAAGGCTCGATTTTTTCCAGATTGTAGAATTCTCAAAGCAAAAGAGTCCACCATTGGGTCATATGCATGGAAAAGTATACTAATTGCACGTGATGTTATCCATAAGGGGATGGTTTGGAGGATAGGGAATGGTCAATCTGCCTGAGTGAAAGAAGATAGATGGATCCCTAAACAATGTAACAGAGTACTCATCTCTCAGCTGCCTTCAATCCAAATGGAACTAAGGTGAGTTCCCTCATCAATCAGGAGCTTGGTATTTGGAAATTTGACCTAGTGGAACAATTGTTTTTGCCTCATGAAGCTTCAAGAATTTTGGGTATTCCCCTCAGCCCAAGAATGCCTCCTGATTGAATCATATGGGGCATTACCCCCTCTAGTTGTTTCACAACTTCTAGTGCCTACAAACTATTAGTTTCTTGTGATTCTTCTAACACTGCAGGTAGCACTGATTTAGGGTCTTAGAAGCTGTTCTAGAAAGGAGTGTGGAATCTACGAGTTCCTGATAAGATCAAGCATTTTGCTTGGCGTGCTTGTAACAATGCTTTGCCAACTGTGGTTAATTTTCATTGATGATACATCAGTCCAAATGACACCTGTGAGATATGCAAGGAACTGCCTGAAAATCATATTCATGCCTTATGGTTGTGTAAAGAAGTCGAAGTCGTGTGGGGCAACTTCTTGTGGGCTCACCGCTCTGTAACATTGCCCCCTTTAGCTTTTCAGAGTTACTAGCAACCTTCTTGTAGTTTCACAAGGACTTTAGGAAAGAAATTTTTATCCTATGTGCTTGGTGTCTATGGAATTGCCGCAACTTATTACGGCTTGGACTGCAAGCACAACCATGGGCTAGCATTATCACTACGGCAGACAGAATGCTCCAAGAATACCTTTCTGTTCAGGTCTCGACCCTAGATGCTCCTCTACAAACGACTTAGCAACAATGGCGTGCCCCTAATCCTCCAAACTACAAAGAAAACTTTGATGCGACAGTCTTTAAAGCCACCAATTCTGCAGGTATTGGTGTCATTATCAGAGATCATGAAGGTGAGGTGATTGGAGCTTTATCTCTCTCAATTCCTCTTTCTCAGTCAGTTGATGAGTTGGAAGCAGCTCTGGCTTTCCGTAGGGCAGTTCAGTTTGCTTGGGAAATTGGTTTAAGAAGAGTGGTATTTGAAGGTGATTCAGCAACAGTCATTCAAGCTATTACTCGCAGGGATTCTGATTTTCTGCCATTTGGGAACATCATTGATGATATTAAACATCAAGTTTATGCTTTCcatttttcagatttttgtcATGTTAATCGTAGTTGCAACAATGTGGTTAATGCGCTAGCTAAAAGGGCTAAACTTAGTGAGGGGATGCAGGTGTGGCTAGAAAGCCTACCTGCTGATATTTCCCCCTAGTCCTCTTTGATGTACCTTGAGTATTTTTCTGTTGAATAAAGCCCAAGCGAATCTCAGTCtggtttctccaaaaaaaaataaaaaaagtgagttagtggaagagtgttcctattttgtaggcaatattttaatgcaagttagacatgtatttttactaaactatcctttagttttgtctccacttaaacctaggggtgtaggggaattttggaacaaaaaaaaaatccagtccaaacagaggaagccccttaaatagtagtatagatactactatttaaggggcttctcctgtttggaccggattttttttattctaaaatactCGTACCTCCCTATGTTTaagaagaaacaaaactaaaagacaatccggtaaaaatataaccctaacttccactaaaacattgcctaaaaaatagtgTTACTCTtctgttgattttcaaatttatttatctacttataaattagattttcaaaataaaaattatatatatataatataaaaaaaacatagatttgttttttttttttttgctacagccactaaaaaaaaaaagccgcATCCCACGCccaaagcgcgtgtgatgaggctagtaggtatataatttttattttgaaaatctaatttataattgGATAAAGAAATTTGTTAACAGGATAGTagtcttattttttaggcaatattttagtgagagttagagTTGCGTTTTTACTGGATTGTCCTTaaattttgtctctatttacATATAGAGATATAGgaatatttttaaactaaaaaatgaaaaatccaaacaaaaaaatccccttaaatagtagtataaattAAAGTTATCACTCATCATTCtccaaatctatatataattctttatatatatatatatatatatataccctaATCCCAATGTATAATTCTTTCTCCTTAAAAgtttcaattaatttaaaatactaCTTCAATTGAAACTCGAAACTATCCTTAATGTTGTGttcttagcctttttttttttttttttttttatacctaaAAGATTATATTAGCTGAGCCTCATCAACTTCAAATTTAATTGATTAGTCTTAGAAAATATGACAAAGATTACTATAGATGTCATTGTGATAAGTCTTTGGGGTCTTTTTGTGGCCGTGGCATACAACTTGTTCTGACAACGTAGGTTTTTTAAGGTAGTCGAATACGATACCCTCAACGAGTTATCTAAAAAGTCTTTGCCCCTAATTACTTAATAGACTAGCACATAATTTTACCATTTGAACTTCCTTTTGTTTAACTTCGAGAGCATAcccatcaatattgtccttccaTGTGTCCTTGTTGACATTAATGGGTATATTCCCCGTAGTCCATTCTTTTTACCTCTCCTCAATAAATAAAGTTTGGCTTTATATACCGAccgaaaaaaaaataaaggaaaagtaaaaaaagagcACCATTACGTGCATGCATTGGGATTTGGGGTGCcattaaattaatttgaaagagTTCTAGAAGAGATTTTGTCTATATAATTGCATTAAGACCTTTAGTTTTTCTAAAGTGGGATTTCCCGACATACACACATGAGAGGATTTGAGcacatttaatttatttaacaaataatttaagataattagttaattaatttaatatatgcTATATAAATTAAGACGTGTTAAATGAATTACATGTACTTAAATCCTAAATAATTTATCATAATTTCAATTAACAAACTAACAACTAAAGGGATTACAATAACTATGAGAAGATTACAAGACATATGACATAAGTTGGGATTCTTATCATTTTCCTCCCCTTCAAAACATCTTTTATCCATAAGGTGTTGTTGTAATTGTCATCTTCAtcaatagaaaattttcaattgaccAATACTTTAGTGACATTTTGATCACCATATTCATGCAGTTCTCTTTGACAAGTGGTTCCGTGTGCCTGAAGAGTTCCTTCTTTGTAGATCTTCAACATTTGCTCAAATTCTTGAGCCTTTCAAtggttcttcaatcttcaagaTTTCATTGGTTCATGGGTGATGGTAATTTGAAGAACTCCCAATTCTAACTTGAAAATTAGGTTAACAAAACATTTTCTCAACATTATGGGTCAAACCTAAAGACAATTATTGTATAAGATGTTTCTCAAAATATGCTCATGTACTCTCCTCAACAACTTGGCTTGTAGCATGCATGTAGCAAATTTCACTCGatcctctctttcttctctattaTCATTTCAGTTTTTCTCACTTTATTACCCTCATTTCAACTTTCTCAATTCCcactttattttttgtctatcccaaatttaattgtaatgtttcatgtatttgcatggtgatattgatatattaaaatatctatttattaaatttttttcatacaaattttttttttttgggtagaaaaaaTTCTTATAACTAGAGGACCATTCATAGCCTACAACATAGGTCTTAATTACCACATGGTAAAGAGCAAACGAAAGTGTAACTTCATAAGTGAAAGCATAGCACCAGAAATCCAAGACATCCACATTGATAAGCAAAACTCAGAATTACAATAAATTATCTTTCAATCAATGGAATAAAAACGTCGAATGCAAAGTAAGATTACTGTAGTGCAAAATGCATGAGAAAATAGCAGTTGtgtaaagagaaataataaaagctGTTACAACCTCAGTCGCTAACAATCTTTAGAGCATTAAATTGCAATGGAAGTGGAGGAACTGGTGTTGGCCACAATGGTTGCGGAAGTAAGAGTGCAGAAGAAGATAATCTTCCCCATCGTGAACTATTTAGTTTGCGCTCCATTGTCAATTTCCTTGTCCGCATGTTAATGTTGCACATGACTTTATAATTGCGGAATTTAAAGAAGACAATTTCACCATCGTCTGGGTGAAAAGCTAGGAACTCCACCATTGAATAGCGGAAATTCTCTGCTAACCCAACAATCCTATAAAGGTTATTAGGATGTTCAAAAACCATGTTTTTGTAGCAAACTTCGTGCTTCTTGCACCATGTACCTGCATTATTGTAATCCTCGAGTTCCCAAACATAAAAGCTGGAAGTATGGTTGAATTGGGCCCGAGGATTGTGCAATATACGAAGGCGCCCTTGAAACACTCCAAAGGAGAAATTATCTGGGACTCCGAAGGAGAATTCATCTTGAGGTGAAAAGTGTATGGGTAAATCGATATAATGGCATCGTTTTGCATCGTTGAATGGATCGAACACCACAAAGCCTTTGATCATTCCATTTACTTCTGTATCCACCCAATGCAGCATCCCATTACAAGCAACAACAACACCAGCACACTCGAATTTTCTCTTGAAAGGATTCAATCCCCGCGGCGACGAAACAACAGACTTGCACCATTTACCAATCTCAGAAGAAAAAACCTCCATATGTAACTGAGTAGTATTGGGTTCATTGGGAGAATGAATGAGTACCACCTTATATCTGTAATGCGCATTTTCGTAGGCTTCGCAAATAAAGCCAACCTTATCGGTTCTGAGAGAGTGTGAAGTACTGCAGCGAGGGAGCTTGAACCATTGTTTGGTAGACGGATTGCAGATATAGTACTCGCAAAAGCCTACCTTCTTCCTAGCCGATGTAACTTTGTTGTGTACTAGCAATAAGTCGTTGAATGAAGCCATGCCAAAATCATTCTTATATAATCTTCCTCTTTTGAAACAAGGAAGAAAGTTGAGAATGTTATTTCCATATTTTTCATTAGAGCACAACTCAGAGCTATTGAATGGAAGAACCTTGACTTCATCCTTAGGTGGACCCGTATAATCCCATACCGTATACTTTAACAAAAGATTAAAGGGCTCTGAGTCTGAGTGGCGGCGGCGGCGGAGAATGAAGCCGCGAGCAAAGGAAGGATTGGAAATAAGTGAATACCAGCGCTTTGAAACGGATTTGCATAGGTGAGCAGTTCGGCAAGGGAGTCGATAAAGGATCTCGAACAAAATAGCATCAGGGATCTTGTTGAGGAATTCATAGGACGGTTCTGGTTCAGGTTCATCAGGATGTTTTCGTCTTCTTTTGCGACATGGAGACTGAATTGGACCCTCttctgggttttcttttctcattttgcGACGTTTTCTTATTTTGCGACGTGGAACCAAAGAAACTTCTGTGCTTGACTCTAATGCCATGGCAATAGCAATAGCAATAGCAATAGCAGAAGCAGAGAAATTTGTTAGGGTTTTGCTTTGTTAGGGTTTTgctttgtaaatttatactgtCTTGTAGGTTTAGGTCTCCGTTGATGTTGCTTGCTGGCTAAGGCGGCGTCATCCTCACCGTTCATAGGGTTATTCACGGATTtgacttttctttattttattttttattgaataacgagtttttaacttttatctCATCACTCTCCTAATCTATAGATgctatttttgtttcaaatttttatacGGTTCTCAAACCCtttaatgaatttataattcaatggaaatttttattgaatacaaatactaaataaaaaataaataaaaaaatagtgtaaGGTATTATTAGtatagaaaaaattttcatgatatctGATGTATAATTCTTTCTCCATAAAAgtttcaattaatttaaaatactaCTTCAATTGAAACTCGAAATTATCCCTAGTGTTGTGTcgttagcttcttctttttttttttacctaaaaaattatattagaaggGCCTCATCAACTTCAAATTTACTTGATTATTCTTAGAAAATATGACAAGGATTGCTATAGATGTCATTATGATAAGTGTTTGGGGTCTTTTTGTGGCCGAAACATGCATCTTGTTATGATAGGTTAGCAGCTAGACGTAGGTTCTTTAGGGTAGTCGAGTGATACTCATGCCAATGGGTTACCTGTTGGCTGctattattgaatttttgttgtcggcaaaaacataatataatgagtgtaaaataatgaaataatgagaaaattaattttctcaTATTATGTAAATAATTTAAGCTATGAGGCATATAAAATTGAGGTAAAGAAATATGTTCAGCAAGGTAAAGCCATATATAGcatattaaacaaacatattcatCTATGACCAAGttgatatataaatacatacacacacatatatatatatatatatatatatcatcaaatTCATGCCAATAAATGTCCTAGGCAATATCATATGAAGATGTGTATAAACGTATGAGAGCATTAGCGCCAATGTGCTAAAAAAAGCCTATTTATATTATGCAATTATCTActattgaaactttttttttataaaatgaagaTATACATTTATACTAAACACAATCCTGACATAAccttaattaatattaatacttATTGGATAAGTAGCGGATTGTGTttaataatgtaaaatagataaatgcCATATAAGTATGCTGTTTTGTAATctcttaattgaatttaaattcagTTCtaaattatctataattttCTCACACTTATCCAATTCATTTTGAGGCTTCTATAGATAAGTAAGAAAGATCAGTCATCAATACTATCCTTTCATGTGTCATATAATATAAGTATGGTGTTCTAAATTAGCACATGACTTTATCATTTGgactttctttttgtttgactAGTGGAGCATACCCATCGATACTATCCTATGTGTTGATGTTGATGACTATATTCCCAATAGTCCATTCTTTTTGCCTCTCTTCAATAAAGTTTGGCCTTATATaccgaccaaaaaaaaaatcaccattaCGTGCATTGGAATTTGAAATGCTATTAAATTAATTTGAGAGAGTTCCAAAGAAATTTTGTCTTCCACTGTAGCTGAGATCTAAACATAAATATACTTATTTAATTAACTTTCTCCCTTGCTGGTGGTGTAGATTtgatggagagagaaaaaaattgaagaaaaagatggaAAAGAAGAGAGCGAtgagttatttatattattggaCGTGatactttatattattttaatgagttatatgtaaatataaaaattagaatgTTGTATAAGTTTAatatgtaaatataaaaattgaactGTTGTATAAGTTGTAAAATAAgttagtaaaatagataaaatagattttaataaggtaaaatatatacttttttgtATCTCATAGTATTCCTAGAGTGCTATCTCCCAACATACACACATGGGATGGGAGGGGTGCTGTTAACGGCAACAGGTACTTGACTGGAAAACATATTTAATAAGTGCAGGTGAAGTCCATATTTGCATTGCACCATCCCATGGGAACATAAACAACCAGAAGTGATTCATGGGTGAAGTTAATTTGAAGATATACCAAATCCCAATTCCCTAACTTGGAAATTATGTTAACAAAACATTTTCTCAACTTTTCATTTCATGGGTCAAACCTAAAGGCAATTCTTGTATAAGATGTTTCTCAAGATAAGATTACATAAACTTGTATCACTTTTAATTTAACAAATCATTTTCTCAGCGTTTTTTGGAAAGCTCTTGCATGAAAATAAATACGCAAGGGAAgaaatcaatttgaaaaaaagaaaagaagagaagatttACAATCTCCCACACCCCTTCACACCCTCATCACTCCCATGacctcgaaaaaaaaaaaaaaaaaagtaataaagatCAGCTCagttttttcttctccaaaatcCATTTTTGGACTCTACTAACATACTCCTTATTTAATTTCACATACAATTGATGTAAATTCTTGTAGGCCAATATGACATATTTATCTATATGATCTTCAAAACTTTCATATAGTGCTGGAACTGTAAGAATGACAACAAGACCTGCAATGAAGAAAACCACAGGATTGACTTAgtttttgaaattatgtttcTCGCTATCTGAGGATAGGTAATatgtcaaaatttatttttaatcagaCAACTGTTACAACTTACTGGTGTATCCCAAGGTAAGGAAATCAGTCAAGCCACCAACAAAAGAAATCAGCCATAGATATGCAGCTACTTTGAAGAACAACCTTGAATCCTTACCCAGAGCAATATCCTGGGAAACTGAGAGTAAGGTGTTGACACGCAGGCGGATGAAAGTTGCCACTTCGTTTACCATTTCTTCTGATAGATGCAATTCTGGAAGAGGTGGAGCAGGTCTGCTCCAAAGAAAGATGAACAATTGAGAGACGAGTTTTTAACAAATATACATGTAATCAACATGAAAAGCAATGTGTGCTTATATATTCTTTAGTTTATTGCAGATGACAGAACAAGCAAATGAAgcaacaataatttaaattaggAAGCAACTAATTTATTCTCTAGTGTATAAAGCAAAATGGTCTACAATCCAACTTATTGTAAGTAAGAAGATTAGGAAGCAACAATGGCACTAAAACTTGCAAGAATATATGAGAAAAAATCAGTTCATCAACAAAAGAACCACATCTGCTATAGCCAAGTTATCAATTATACCAACATCTTGTACATggaccttaaatttttttatgcttaGAAACCCCTTTTCATATCAGGTAACTCTTGCCACCTTATCAACATACAATAAAGAAAATGGGTGGAACTACACTCAACAGAGGCAATTTATAATTACAAGGAAGCACCAAGACTTGTCGTCCCCTGCCATCTAGTCTGACAAATTAGAACGCTGTCACCTCAAGCTCAAGAGTAGCCATAGCTCAAAAGTGCACCTGTTAGATCATCCTATAGGTTCAATTTTGAgaaacttattattgaaaagCTTGCTATTTTCTTAACAAAGGGTTCAGTTCGTTAGTAAGATGGATCAAATACTATTTCCCAAGACAATACTTGCgttcatctctttcacgaatGGTAAGCAAATTAGGTACTGATAGGCACAAGGAACCCATCTATGATGTCTGATGCATAAATATCATTCTAagtatttaacccaggaaaaaGCTGATTCAAAGTTATAAGACATCTTTCAAATGAAAACAGGGCTGGATCACTAGTGAAACTTATAAGAGACATGATAAACCATCAATAGCTCAAAATGTATACTCCCAGAGAAACTTATAATTTTTGTGCATAAAATGTGATCTCTAAACAAATTAATCAAGTAAGGAAACCAACATATGTAACAGGAAGGAGTTGTGGAAACAGAACGAAAATATTAGTAACTTTTTTAACAATAGAGGAAGCACCAAGTAACTAAAATAAGGATCAAATCATAAAACCAGTCACTCAATCTGTATTGTATAGGCCACTAAGTCCACAACTAATTACCTCAAAAAGCTTACTTTCTATATACTTCAGAGttgaaaaaaaactaaaacaaatatgatcaaaactaaaatttagaaagCACAAATCTTTGTACATACCTATTGAGAATCGCTGCGGATTTCGCCCAAGAAAAGAGAATAGCAATGAGAAGTAGGAAAACACTTGAGACAAGAGACAACAGAGTATAGCCAGATCTCTCAAAG
This genomic stretch from Castanea sativa cultivar Marrone di Chiusa Pesio chromosome 9, ASM4071231v1 harbors:
- the LOC142610462 gene encoding reticulon-like protein B12 isoform X2, with the protein product MGSSDRLFDRQRTVHEILGGGFVADVILWRRKNLTVGILLVTLAVWLVFERSGYTLLSLVSSVFLLLIAILFSWAKSAAILNRPAPPLPELHLSEEMVNEVATFIRLRVNTLLSVSQDIALGKDSRLFFKVAAYLWLISFVGGLTDFLTLGYTSLVVILTVPALYESFEDHIDKYVILAYKNLHQLYVKLNKEYVSRVQKWILEKKKLS
- the LOC142608778 gene encoding putative F-box/kelch-repeat protein At1g15680 codes for the protein MALESSTEVSLVPRRKIRKRRKMRKENPEEGPIQSPCRKRRRKHPDEPEPEPSYEFLNKIPDAILFEILYRLPCRTAHLCKSVSKRWYSLISNPSFARGFILRRRRHSDSEPFNLLLKYTVWDYTGPPKDEVKVLPFNSSELCSNEKYGNNILNFLPCFKRGRLYKNDFGMASFNDLLLVHNKVTSARKKVGFCEYYICNPSTKQWFKLPRCSTSHSLRTDKVGFICEAYENAHYRYKVVLIHSPNEPNTTQLHMEVFSSEIGKWCKSVVSSPRGLNPFKRKFECAGVVVACNGMLHWVDTEVNGMIKGFVVFDPFNDAKRCHYIDLPIHFSPQDEFSFGVPDNFSFGVFQGRLRILHNPRAQFNHTSSFYVWELEDYNNAGTWCKKHEVCYKNMVFEHPNNLYRIVGLAENFRYSMVEFLAFHPDDGEIVFFKFRNYKVMCNINMRTRKLTMERKLNSSRWGRLSSSALLLPQPLWPTPVPPLPLQFNALKIVSD
- the LOC142610462 gene encoding reticulon-like protein B12 isoform X3 — its product is MRFLVEVSVFADVILWRRKNLTVGILLVTLAVWLVFERSGYTLLSLVSSVFLLLIAILFSWAKSAAILNRPAPPLPELHLSEEMVNEVATFIRLRVNTLLSVSQDIALGKDSRLFFKVAAYLWLISFVGGLTDFLTLGYTSLVVILTVPALYESFEDHIDKYVILAYKNLHQLYVKLNKEYVSRVQKWILEKKKLS
- the LOC142610462 gene encoding reticulon-like protein B12 isoform X1; protein product: MHSSWAVSHSWWRMTLSSTLSLSADYLKVQNGLFFYLGSYKISNWIQVSVFSRWVHRIDCLTGKELSMRFLVEVSVFADVILWRRKNLTVGILLVTLAVWLVFERSGYTLLSLVSSVFLLLIAILFSWAKSAAILNRPAPPLPELHLSEEMVNEVATFIRLRVNTLLSVSQDIALGKDSRLFFKVAAYLWLISFVGGLTDFLTLGYTSLVVILTVPALYESFEDHIDKYVILAYKNLHQLYVKLNKEYVSRVQKWILEKKKLS